The stretch of DNA GGTTCCCAGCCTAAGGCGCTCTTAGCCAAGTCAATGTTGGGGCGGCGCATCTTCGGGTCGTCACCAGGCAGCGGCTGATAAACAATCTTGCTCTTGGAACCAGTCAGGTCCAAAACTTCCTTGGCAAGCTCCAGCATGGTAAATTCACCAGGGTTGCCAATATTCACAGGTCCAATAATCTGTTCCTGGTTCATCATACGCACAAAGCCTTCGATGAGGTCGTCCACATAACAGAAACTGCGGGTCTGGGAGCCATCACCGTAAATAGTAATGTCTTCGCCCTGCAAAGCCTGCACAATAAAGTTGCTTACGACACGGCCATCATTAGGAAGCATGCGGGGGCCATAGGTATTGAAAATACGGACAATGCGAATATCCACATTGTTCTGGCGATGGTAATCCATAAACAGAGTTTCAGCCACGCGCTTTCCTTCGTCGTAGCAGCTACGGATTCCGATGGGATTCACGTTTCCCCAGTAGTCTTCAGTCTGCGGGTGAATTGCAGGATCGCCGTAAACCTCGCTGGTGCTAGCCTGCAAAATGCGAGCATGGACTCGTTTGGCGAGGCCAAGCATGTTGATTGCGCCCATGACACTGGTCTTAATCGTCTTTACCGGATTGTACTGATAATGCACCGGGCTTGCGGGGCAAGCCAAGTTAAAGATACGATCCACTTCCAGAAGGATAGGTTCCGTCACGTCATGGCGAATCAGTTCAAAGCTGCGATTGTCACGCAGGTGCGCCACATTGGCCATGCGGCCCGTGAAATAGTTATCAAGACAAATAACTTCGTGACCATCATTCAGGAGACGTTCACAAAGATGACTTCCTAAAAATCCAGCACCACCAGTTACCAAGCAACGCATAGCCAGCTCCTTTATTCTTCTTCGCTGTCCCGGGTCTCATCCGCAGAAGCAGCAACATTTCCGTTCACGGCAACAAGGCGAATACCTCGCAATGTAAGGAACGGATCGTACTTGTCAATCAAAGTCGTGCGGCGAGCAATCATCTTGCCCCAGCCTCCGGTAGCATAAACCGGCAAATCCTCACAACCGACTTCCTTCTTGATCTTACCAATCAAGAATTCCAACTGAGCCAAAAATCCAAACAAAAGTCCTGCACGGATGGCATCGTCTGTATTATCCGCCACCACGTTTTCTGGCCACTCGATGGTCACCGGCAATAGCCTTGCCGCCTTTTCAGTCAAGGCATCCAAACTTGCATTAATACCAGGAATGATCACACCACCGGCAAAGGCACCATCTTTCAGCACATCGAAAGTCGTCGCAGTGCCCATATCCACGATAATGGAATTCTTGAAACCTTCCTCGCGCATTGCAATCACATTGCACAAGCGGTCCGCACCAGCCATGGATGGATTCTGGTAATCAATTTTCAGACCGAGGCAATTCTTGGCGTTTACCACTTGCACATGCTTTTTCAGCAGGGAATCAAGAGCCTTGATCCACGGGCGTTCCAAGGCAGGCACCACAGTAGAAAGCCCCACATGGGCAATTTCACTTGGCTTAATCTTGGAAAAACCAAGAAGACCACCCACCTTGTTCATCACTTCATCGGAAGTGGTTTCCTTACGGGTAGTAAGACGCCAATAATCCACCACCTTGGTACCTTTGAAAATACCAAGAACTGTATGGGTATTACCAACGTCAACAACAAGCGTTACAGAATCAGCGATGTTTTCTTTTTCTACAGTCATCTTGCTACAAATAATCTTAATGAAGTATGAAGGATTAAGAATTAAAAATGTTTATAATGACGCTTCGCGTCTTTTACTTATGCCGCAGGCATCATTCTTTTCATTCTTCATATTTCACTATTCACTTTTCACTGCGTAACTTGTTCGCCCTAAATTCTCATGGAAATATCAAGAGCCTTCACGCTGTGGGTCAATGCACCTACAGAAATGAAGTCCAGGCCCAAAGTTGCGATTTCCTTAGCACGTTCCAGAGTCATGTTGCCGGAACCTTCCACCAGGCACTTGTCGCCGCTTTCCTTGATGATCTTCAAGGCTTCTGCCATGGTCTCGTTGCTCATGTTGTCCAGCATGATGACGTCAACGCCCTTGTTCAAGAGTGCGCGGAGCTGATCGAAAGTTTCCACTTCCATTTCAACCATGAGGTTCTGGGTGTTATTCTTCTTGACAACAGCCAGGGCTTCAAGAACACCGCCTGCAGCGGCAATGTGATTGTCCTTCACCAGCACCATGTCAAAAAGACCCATGCGATGATTGGAACCGCCGCCCACGCGAACGGCATACTTCTGCAAGGTACGGAAACCGGGAACAGTCTTACGGGTATCGAGAACCTTGGTCTTGCCACCCTTCAAGGCTTCCTGGAAAGTGTGGGCCACAGTCGCCACACCGGAAAGCTGCTGGATGAAGT from Fibrobacter sp. encodes:
- a CDS encoding SDR family oxidoreductase, whose protein sequence is MRCLVTGGAGFLGSHLCERLLNDGHEVICLDNYFTGRMANVAHLRDNRSFELIRHDVTEPILLEVDRIFNLACPASPVHYQYNPVKTIKTSVMGAINMLGLAKRVHARILQASTSEVYGDPAIHPQTEDYWGNVNPIGIRSCYDEGKRVAETLFMDYHRQNNVDIRIVRIFNTYGPRMLPNDGRVVSNFIVQALQGEDITIYGDGSQTRSFCYVDDLIEGFVRMMNQEQIIGPVNIGNPGEFTMLELAKEVLDLTGSKSKIVYQPLPGDDPKMRRPNIDLAKSALGWEPTIPLRKGLEKTICYFDELLKNK
- a CDS encoding type III pantothenate kinase, producing the protein MTVEKENIADSVTLVVDVGNTHTVLGIFKGTKVVDYWRLTTRKETTSDEVMNKVGGLLGFSKIKPSEIAHVGLSTVVPALERPWIKALDSLLKKHVQVVNAKNCLGLKIDYQNPSMAGADRLCNVIAMREEGFKNSIIVDMGTATTFDVLKDGAFAGGVIIPGINASLDALTEKAARLLPVTIEWPENVVADNTDDAIRAGLLFGFLAQLEFLIGKIKKEVGCEDLPVYATGGWGKMIARRTTLIDKYDPFLTLRGIRLVAVNGNVAASADETRDSEEE
- the nadC gene encoding carboxylating nicotinate-nucleotide diphosphorylase: MYGDNSTPVFPTEDALTMIRLALAEDVRTGDVTSMWTIPADQKQHARLIAKEDGVLAGLPIIELVFKEMKANATVTLHKKDGDVVKKGDLIAEMDGTTHELLTGERTLLNFIQQLSGVATVAHTFQEALKGGKTKVLDTRKTVPGFRTLQKYAVRVGGGSNHRMGLFDMVLVKDNHIAAAGGVLEALAVVKKNNTQNLMVEMEVETFDQLRALLNKGVDVIMLDNMSNETMAEALKIIKESGDKCLVEGSGNMTLERAKEIATLGLDFISVGALTHSVKALDISMRI